In Brevibacterium pigmentatum, the sequence GGCGGGACGAACATGCCGATGCTCATCACCTTCACATTGTGAGCGACCTGGGGCAGGATCATCTCATCGACGCGGGTCGGCTTGCCGGAGAGACCGAGCATTCCGGGGATGGAGAAGCCGTAGATATCGGCATCGACGATGCCGACGCGCAGACCTTTGTCCGCCAGGGACACGGCAAGGTTCGCGGTCACCGACGATTTTCCGACGCCGCCTTTTCCGGACGCGACGGCGTAGACCTTCGTCAGCGACTCGGAGCGATTGAACGGGATGTCGCGGGTACCGGTGCCCTGCAGCTTCTCCTTCATCGCCTTGCGCTGTTCGGGGCTCATCGTGCCCAGCACGACAGCCACCTCGGTGACCCCGTCGACTCGGGCCACTGCGGCTTCAGTGTCCCGGGTGATGGTGTCCTTCAGCGGGCAGCCGGCGATCGTGAGGAGAACAGTGACGGTGACCTTGCCGCCCTCGATGCCGATCGATTCGACCATATCGAGTTCGACGATGTTGCGGCGGATCTCCGGGTCGATGACGCCGGTCAGTGCCTCTCTCACAGCGTCTTCAGAGGGACCAGTCATACCCACGTCCTTTCCTTCCCGGATCAGTGCTGCCGGGCTCTCAACCCTACCGCTTCGCCCGTCGTTCCGTCATCCGCTGCGCGGGCCGCCTCGGCGCTGTTCGGTCGACCGGGAATCGGTGTCGTCGGACCGGTCACCGTCCTGTCTCTCCTCTTCCAATTCCTTGAGCAGATCCTTGAGCTCGGACCGGATGAAGTCACGGGTGGCGACCTCACGCATGGCGATGCGCAGCGCCGCCACCTCCCGTGCCAGGTACTCGGTGTCGGCGAGATTGCGTTCGGCGCGCTGCCGATCGTGTTCGAACTCGACGCGGTCGCGGTCGGTGCTGCGGTTCTCTGCGAGCAGGATCAGCGGGGCCGCATAGGACGCCTGCAGGGACAGGATGAGGGTCAGCAGGGTGAAGTTGAGCGACCTCGGGTCGAACTGCCACGATTCGGGCAACAGGGTGTTCCACAGCAGCCACACCGCACAGAAAACCGTCATTCCGACGAGGAACGCGGGAGTGCCCATGAACCGGGCGAAGGCTTCGGCTCCCCGCCCGAAGGTCTCGGGAGACACGGCGAAGCTCGGGAGCTTGCGTTTGCTCGACCTCGGGATCTCGAAATCATCGACGGCCATATCTACCCCCTGCTGCGATCGTCACGACCGGTGGTTCGCCAGTCCTCGGGCAGAAGCTCGTCGAGGACGTCATCGACGGTGACCACACCGACGAGGCGATCATTGTCGTCGGTGATCGGCACCGACACCAGATTGTACGCGGCCAACAGCTTCGCCACTTCGCCGAGAGGAGTCTCCGGCGACAGCGGTTCGACCTCGGTGTCGAGCATGATGCCCACGGCCTCGTGCGGGGGATGGCGCAGCATCTCCTGGATGTGGACGAGGCCGAGGTACTTGCCAGTCGGGGTCTCCACCGGCTGACGGCAGACGAAGACCGCCGCGGCCAGGGCTGCAGGCAGGTCCTCCCGGCGCACATGTGCCAGGGCCTCGGCGACGGTGGCTTCCGGGGTGAGGATCACCGGTTCGGTCGTCATCAGACCGCCGGCGGTGTCGTCGTCGTAGGCGAGAAGAGTACGCACATCCTCGGCCTCATCGGGCTCCATGAGAGTCAGGAACCGTTCGGCCTGATCATCACTGAGCTCGCCGAGGAGGTCGGCCGCGTCATCAGGTTCCATCTCCTCGAGCACGGTCACGGCTCGTTCGGTCTCGAGCCCCGTGAGGATCTCGATCTGGGTTTCGGCCGGCAGCTCCTCGACGACGTCGGCGAGGCGTTCGTCATCAAGTGCCCGGGCCACCTGGAGGCGACGGGACGAATTCATCTCGAAGAGCACATCGGCGAGGTCGGCAGGCTTCGTGTCCTGGTAGGCGGCGATGAGCTGGGTGGCTTCCTGATCGACCTCGGAGTCCACCGGATGGTCGGCATCCGTCCAATCGATCTGCTTGGTCTCACCGCGCCGGCGGAACGCGGCGAAGGCGCTGCGTTCGGGCACACGTCGCACAAACAGGCGGGTGACCTCCCAGTCCTTGTTCACCTGCTGTTCGATGCCGACGTCTTCGACGAGCACCGGTGAGTTGTCCTCCCGCAGACGCAGCCGCCGGTCGAGTAGGTCATTCATCACCAGGGTCTCCGACTCGCGCTGTTCGAACCGGCGCATATTCACCAGACCGGTGGTGATGACCTGCCCGGAATCGATCGCGGTGACCCGTCCCATCGGCACGAATACGCGGCGGCGGCCCGGCACCTCGACGACGAGGCCGATGACTCGGGGGAACTGCCGCATCGTCGCACGGTAGACGATGACGGCGTCGCGGACACGGCCGACCTGATCTCCGAGAGGGTCGAACACAGGGGCGGAGACGAGCCGGGCGACGAAGACTCTTTTCGGTGGACCACTCATGGTCTCAGACTACGTGGTGCGTGGAGATTTCAGTGGTTGCCGCAATGAATTGAATCCAGATCACAGTCGCCGGCGGTGAACCGACCGGGCGTCGGGTTCCATCCGCCCTCTTCTCCTATTCATCAAGCCGTCCTGCCTGCTTCATCTCGTTGTCGCCCCGTCTCCCTAGGGTCGTTTCTCGGCAGAACCCACCACAGTCGAATACAGGAGAAATCCATGCAGACACGACGAATCCGCCCGCGCACCGCTGCCGCAGGCTTGGGAGCCTGCGCCGCGCTCTCACTCTTCGCTCCGCTTCTCTCACCGACCTCGGCAATGGCCGCGGACGCGCCGGCCGAACTCTACGAAGGCCACGTCCAGGTCGACCGCGGCAAGGCCGACGATCCGAAGAAGTTCACCGGACAGGTCTTCGACGACGTCAACGAGAACTCGAAGCTCGATGGTGATGAGAAGGGCGTATCCGGCGTCGCGGTGAGCAACGGAGTCGACGTCGTCCAGACCGACGGAGACGGCCGCTACGAGCTGCCCGTGCGAGAGAACATGACCGTTTCGATCACTCAGCCCTCCGGATGGCAGGTGCCCGTCGATGAGGACAAGGTCGCACAGTTCAGCTACAACCACCTGCCCGAAGGCTCCGGCGAACTGGAGTTCGGAGGCATCGAACCCACAGGTGAGACGCCGAAGGCCGTGAACTTCCCGATGATCGAATCGCAGGCCTCGGCGAAGGACGACCAGAACTGCCCGATCGCGTCTGACACCCAGGCCTATGACATGACGGAGATGGGCTACGCCCGTGACGGAGCCGTCGGCGACCTTGCCGACCGCAGCGATTACGGAGCCTGCGGAGTGCTCCTGCTCGGCGACAACGTCGGTGACGACCTCAGCCTCAATGACGAACTGCGCGATATCTACTCGCAGATGAACGGCCCTGTCCGCGTGGCACCGGGCAACCACGATCAGGACTACGACGCCGTCGATGACTCACATGCCCTCGACACATTCCGTGATCAGTTCGGACCTTCGTACTTCTCCTACGACGTCGGCAAGACCCACTTCGTCGTCCTCGACAGCATCGAATACGAAGGCAAGGCGAACCGGAAGAAGTACAAGGAGAAGATCTCCGAGGAGCAGCTGACCTGGCTGGAGAACGATCTGAGGAACGTGCCGAAGAACGCGCAGGTCGTCATCGCCACCCACGCGCCCATCCTCACGCACAAAGAGGTCGTCGTCGACAATGCGAAGGACTTCTACGACGTCATCGCCGACTATCCGAATGCTGTGACCGTCGGCGGGCACACCCACACGCAGGAGAACCTCGTTGCAGGGGAGACGCGGAAGGAATGGGCGGAAGCCGGGATCGAGAAGCTGCCGAACACGCAGATCGTCGCCGGTGCCGTCTCCGGTGACTGGTACTCCGGAGGCCTCAACGCCGATGGACTGCCGTACTCATTCACTCAGGACGCTTCCGAGCCGGGCGTGCTCACTCTCGAATACGACGGGGCATCGCGCAGCGAACGTTACACCGTGCGCAACGAATCAGATGACCATCAGCTGCTGCTCGGAGTGAACTCGCCGCAGTGGCGTGACTGGGCGCAGAAGGCACAGGAGTGGCAGGACGCAGACAAGGAAGGTGAGGCGCCGGAGGCAGTGTCCGAACGCGTCGTCACCCGCGATGACCTCAAGGAAGGTGAGACCTGGCTGACGTCGAGCTTCCTCGCAGGCACCTCCGACGCCCGCGTCGAGGTCAGCTTCGACGGCAAGGCACCGAAGCGTTCCGAGCACACTCAGCCGGGCAAGGGCGAAGCCCTGGCGAAGGGCTGGGAGTATACCGATCCGTACACAGCTTCGCAGAATCTGCGCACCTCCGGCAGCGTCGGCCAGTCGAGCTCGCACCTGTGGCGGACCGAGATCCCCTCGGATCTCGATCTGGGCACCCACACCGCCGAGGTGACCGGAACCGACCGCTACGGTCGTGACTTCACCCAGACGGTTCGGTTCACCGTGGTCGAGGACGAGGCCGCGGCGAAGACCGAATCGCAGAAGCTGCTGCGTCAGGACGGCTTCGACGCTCAGCAGAAGAAGGAAGTCCGGGATCCGAAGGGTCTTGACTCCGAAGAGGCACAGTCGGTCCGCAACGACTGACAGTCCAGCAGGAGCAGCATCTCAGCGCGGCCCTCGGATGGCACCGCTTGAGTGCTGGACTTGCTGAGAGAAGCGGGGCCCGCCGAACGGCGGGCCCCGTCTCTGCGTTCAGAGTGAAGTGAACGCAGAGGTGAAGTCCGGTGCGATCTCGCTCAGTGTCGGCGGCTGCCCCGATGCCCCGGCGACGGGTGTCGCCGAAGCATGGGCGTCGAGGATCGCCAGGCTGAGAGCATCGGCCGCCGCTGCGGTGATCATCACGAGCTCGCGAGTGGCGGCGTCGCGGTCTGTCGGCAGCTCA encodes:
- a CDS encoding DUF1003 domain-containing protein, whose product is MAVDDFEIPRSSKRKLPSFAVSPETFGRGAEAFARFMGTPAFLVGMTVFCAVWLLWNTLLPESWQFDPRSLNFTLLTLILSLQASYAAPLILLAENRSTDRDRVEFEHDRQRAERNLADTEYLAREVAALRIAMREVATRDFIRSELKDLLKELEEERQDGDRSDDTDSRSTEQRRGGPRSG
- a CDS encoding magnesium transporter MgtE N-terminal domain-containing protein, translated to MSGPPKRVFVARLVSAPVFDPLGDQVGRVRDAVIVYRATMRQFPRVIGLVVEVPGRRRVFVPMGRVTAIDSGQVITTGLVNMRRFEQRESETLVMNDLLDRRLRLREDNSPVLVEDVGIEQQVNKDWEVTRLFVRRVPERSAFAAFRRRGETKQIDWTDADHPVDSEVDQEATQLIAAYQDTKPADLADVLFEMNSSRRLQVARALDDERLADVVEELPAETQIEILTGLETERAVTVLEEMEPDDAADLLGELSDDQAERFLTLMEPDEAEDVRTLLAYDDDTAGGLMTTEPVILTPEATVAEALAHVRREDLPAALAAAVFVCRQPVETPTGKYLGLVHIQEMLRHPPHEAVGIMLDTEVEPLSPETPLGEVAKLLAAYNLVSVPITDDNDRLVGVVTVDDVLDELLPEDWRTTGRDDRSRG
- a CDS encoding calcineurin-like phosphoesterase C-terminal domain-containing protein — protein: MQTRRIRPRTAAAGLGACAALSLFAPLLSPTSAMAADAPAELYEGHVQVDRGKADDPKKFTGQVFDDVNENSKLDGDEKGVSGVAVSNGVDVVQTDGDGRYELPVRENMTVSITQPSGWQVPVDEDKVAQFSYNHLPEGSGELEFGGIEPTGETPKAVNFPMIESQASAKDDQNCPIASDTQAYDMTEMGYARDGAVGDLADRSDYGACGVLLLGDNVGDDLSLNDELRDIYSQMNGPVRVAPGNHDQDYDAVDDSHALDTFRDQFGPSYFSYDVGKTHFVVLDSIEYEGKANRKKYKEKISEEQLTWLENDLRNVPKNAQVVIATHAPILTHKEVVVDNAKDFYDVIADYPNAVTVGGHTHTQENLVAGETRKEWAEAGIEKLPNTQIVAGAVSGDWYSGGLNADGLPYSFTQDASEPGVLTLEYDGASRSERYTVRNESDDHQLLLGVNSPQWRDWAQKAQEWQDADKEGEAPEAVSERVVTRDDLKEGETWLTSSFLAGTSDARVEVSFDGKAPKRSEHTQPGKGEALAKGWEYTDPYTASQNLRTSGSVGQSSSHLWRTEIPSDLDLGTHTAEVTGTDRYGRDFTQTVRFTVVEDEAAAKTESQKLLRQDGFDAQQKKEVRDPKGLDSEEAQSVRND
- a CDS encoding Mrp/NBP35 family ATP-binding protein — translated: MTGPSEDAVREALTGVIDPEIRRNIVELDMVESIGIEGGKVTVTVLLTIAGCPLKDTITRDTEAAVARVDGVTEVAVVLGTMSPEQRKAMKEKLQGTGTRDIPFNRSESLTKVYAVASGKGGVGKSSVTANLAVSLADKGLRVGIVDADIYGFSIPGMLGLSGKPTRVDEMILPQVAHNVKVMSIGMFVPPSQAVVWRGPMLHRALQQFLTDVFWGDLDVLLLDLPPGTGDIAISVAQLLPGSELLVVTTPQSAAAQVAERAGSIATQTKQTLAGVIENMSWMEMPDGTRMEVFGSGGGASVAENLAATLDREVPLLAQIPLDTRLREGSDAGTPVVLGNPASPAAGAFDALAESLRRRSRGLSGRSLGLSPV